A stretch of DNA from Synechococcus sp. JA-3-3Ab:
GGGACTTGGGGGAGTATGCCTGTCTACCTTTACTGGGGAGATGACACCTATCGGCTGATGCAGGCGGTGCACCAGTTGCGGGAGCAAGTGCTGGATCCCGACTGGGCCGCTTTTAACTACGATCGCCTGCCGCCGGAGTCCACACTGGCCGGACTTAACCTGGCCATGACCCCGCCCCTGGGATCCAACGCTCGCCTGGTTTGGCTGGAAGAGACGACGCTCACCCAGGATTGTCCGGAAGAGTGGGTAAGGGAACTGGAGCGGACGTTAGCCTCTTTACCCCCCACCACCCATTTGTTGTTGACCACCCGCAACAAGCCCGATGGACGGCTCAAATCCACCAAGCTCCTCAAGCAAGTGGCCCTTGCCCGCGAGTTTCCCCAACTGGCCCCCTGGGATGAAGAGGGTATCCTGAGGCAGGTATACAGCGAGGCCCGGCAGCGGGATCTCAAGCTCAGCCCAGAGGCAGCCCAGAAGTTGGCGGAAGCCGTGGGCAACGACTCCCGCCGCTTGGCGATGGAACTGGAAAAGCTGGCTTTGTTTACGGTCAACCAACGGGATCCCATCTCCCCTGAGCAAATCGAGGCTTTGGTGCCCGCCAGCGCCTACAACAGCTTTCAACTGGCCGCCTCCCTGCGCCAGGGCAACTTGGATCAGGCCCTGCGCATCCTGGCCCATCTTTTGGATCACAACGAGCCGGCCCTGAAGATCCTGGCGGTGTTGGTGGGGCAATTTCGCACCTGGCTGTGGGTAAAGCTATTGCTGGAGGAGGGAGAACGGGATCCCAAAGTCATCGCCCAAAAAGCAGAGATTGCCAATCCCAACCGGGTTTATTTTCTCCAAAAAGAGGTGGGATCCCTAAAAAGCTCGGCGCTGCTGCAGGTGATGCAGCAACTTTTACAACTGGAGTATCAGCTCAAGCAAGGTCAACC
This window harbors:
- the holA gene encoding DNA polymerase III subunit delta; translation: MPVYLYWGDDTYRLMQAVHQLREQVLDPDWAAFNYDRLPPESTLAGLNLAMTPPLGSNARLVWLEETTLTQDCPEEWVRELERTLASLPPTTHLLLTTRNKPDGRLKSTKLLKQVALAREFPQLAPWDEEGILRQVYSEARQRDLKLSPEAAQKLAEAVGNDSRRLAMELEKLALFTVNQRDPISPEQIEALVPASAYNSFQLAASLRQGNLDQALRILAHLLDHNEPALKILAVLVGQFRTWLWVKLLLEEGERDPKVIAQKAEIANPNRVYFLQKEVGSLKSSALLQVMQQLLQLEYQLKQGQPEREVFQEALIQIVAILQKS